In Saprospiraceae bacterium, one DNA window encodes the following:
- a CDS encoding caspase family protein, with protein MSTQPIRGQIPEGVTEISTGVIFALIIGISDYRNINDLRFADHDALAFRSYLLQSNFTASDSQRIELF; from the coding sequence ATGTCAACGCAACCAATCCGCGGGCAAATTCCTGAAGGTGTTACTGAGATTTCTACCGGAGTGATTTTTGCTTTAATCATTGGCATCAGCGATTACAGAAATATTAATGATCTGCGATTTGCAGATCATGATGCGTTGGCATTCAGATCCTATTTGCTTCAATCGAATTTCACCGCCTCTGATTCTCAACGGATCGAACTATTTTAA
- a CDS encoding caspase family protein — protein MLNAEATRINVSDAISDLIKKLKPKDRLYFYFAGHGDIEDLTQSKNGLLLLL, from the coding sequence ATTTTAAATGCCGAAGCAACCCGAATTAATGTTTCAGATGCAATTTCTGATTTAATTAAGAAACTTAAACCGAAAGACCGATTGTATTTTTATTTTGCCGGACATGGGGATATCGAAGACCTTACGCAATCCAAGAATGGGCTGCTGCTCCTTTTATGA